The following proteins are encoded in a genomic region of Alosa alosa isolate M-15738 ecotype Scorff River chromosome 10, AALO_Geno_1.1, whole genome shotgun sequence:
- the ipo9 gene encoding LOW QUALITY PROTEIN: importin-9 (The sequence of the model RefSeq protein was modified relative to this genomic sequence to represent the inferred CDS: inserted 2 bases in 1 codon), producing the protein MAGMSASGPGPAAAAGPVQQGLKEALIETLTAILSPVQEVRAAAEEQVKVLEVTEEFGVHLAAERSPEGYPQMRSPVKILASVILKQYVETHWCSQSEKFRPPETTDRAKAAIRELLPAGLREAISKVRSSVAYAVSAIAHWDWPEAWPQLFTLLMDMLMSGDVNAVHGAMRVLTEFTREVTDTQMPLVAPVILPEMYKIFTMAEVYGIRTRSRAVEIFTTCANLICAIEEVEKGAAKALIFPVVQQFTEAFVQALQMPDGPSSDSGLKMEVLKAVTALVKNFPRPMVSSMQQILPIVWNTLTESASFYVRTEVNYTEEVDDPVDSDGEVLGFENLVFSIFEFVHTLLENSKFKSTVKKALPELIYYIILYMQITEDQIKVWTANPQQFVEDEDDDTFSYSVRISAQDLLLAVAAEFQNESAAALAAAATRHLQEAEQARSSGNEHWWKVHEACMLALGSVKTIITENVKNGRVQFDMHGFLANVILADLNLPGRIACFCWAGPSRAVVVSFTGRYVPELIQQFLQATVSGLHESQPPQXRISTRRAYLGYCDQLKMSESTHVLQPFLPNVLDGLVQLAAQFSSEVKAHLTWNACTASCNHDPAFTTSAESKICPLTIAIFLKYSNDPVVASLALDIFKELSQIEACQDPMQMRLIPTLISIMQAPPDKIPAGLCAVRTLRCIDILTTVVRHTKPPLSQMLICQAFPVVAQCTLRTDDNTTMQVRQGAPLGMLQSPLHFNTDALAGTQLEDRSSRDHHTQQMQQAGNTSVMQSLIMVFAHLVHSQLEPLLEFLCSLPGPTGKPALEFVMAEWMSRQHLFYGQYEGKVSTVALCKLLQHGLNTNDKRLHDIIVKGDEIFTPEEGIRTRSKSAKNPERWTNIPLLVKVFKLIVNELSSVVEANATRNSAADWSQESGGMWEDQEEEDEDEEEEEGLHGQLLSDLISSNKYDDDYYDDDDEDDPDALKDPIYQIDLQAYLTDFLTQFSQQPCYSMFSGHLNEAERRVLQGIGL; encoded by the exons ATGGCGGGCATGAGCGCTTCGGGTCCGGGTCCGGCTGCGGCCGCCGGCCCGGTTCAACAGGGATTGAAGGAGGCACTCATAGAGACGCTCACCGCTATCTTGTCGCCTGTCCAAGAAGTGAGAGCTGCCGCGGAGGAGCAGGTCAAAGTGCTGGAAGTGACGGAGG aGTTTGGTGTCCACCTGGCAGCTGAGAGAAGCCCAGAGGGCTATCCCCAGATGAGGTCCCCAGTGAAAATC CTGGCGTCTGTCATCTTGAAGCAGTATGTGGAGACCCACTGGTGCTCCCAGTCTGAGAAGTTCAGACCCCCGGAGACCACTGATCGG GCGAAGGCAGCGATCCGCGAGCTGTTGCCAGCCGGTCTGCGTGAGGCCATCAGTAAGGTGCGGTCGAGCGTGGCCTACGCCGTGTCAGCCATCGCCCACTGGGATTGGCCGGAGGCGTGGCCGCAGCTCTTCACACTGCTCATGGACATGCTGATGAGCGGAGATGTCAACGCTGTGCACGGGGCTATGAGGGTTcttactg agtTCACTCGCGAggttacagacacacagatgcccCTAGTTGCCCCGGTGATTCTACCTGAGATGTACAAGATCTTCACAATGGCagag GTGTACGGCATCCGCACTCGCTCCCGAGCCGTGGAGATCTTCACCACCTGTGCCAACCTCATCTGTGCCAtcgaggaggtggagaag GGGGCAGCAAAGGCCCTGATCTTCCCCGTGGTGCAGCAGTTCACAGAGGCGTTTGTTCAGGCTCTCCAGATGCCCGACGGGCCCTCCTCAGACAGCGGCCTTAAGATGGAGGTGCTcaag GCGGTCACTGCTCTGGTGAAGAACTTCCCCAGGCCCATGGTGTCGTCCATGCAGCAGATCCTGCCCATCGTGTGGAACACACTCACGGAGAGCGCCTCCTT CTATGTGAGAACCGAGGTGAACTACACGGAGGAGGTGGACGACCCAGTGGACtcagacg gtgaggTGCTGGGTTTTGAGAACCTGGTGTTCAGCATCTTTGAGTTTGTGCACACCCTCCTGGAGAACAGCAAGTTCAAGAGCACCGTGAAGAAGGCTCTGCCCGAGCTCATCTACTACATCATCCTCTACATGCAAATCACAGaggaccag attaAGGTGTGGACGGCCAACCCTCAGCAGTTTGTGGAGGACGAGGATGACGACACTTTCTCCTACTCCGTCAGAATATCAGCACAAGACCTACTGCTG gcagTGGCAGCGGAGTTCCAGAATGAGAGTGCGGCCGCTCTTGCTGCTGCAGCAACCAGACACCTACAGGAGGCAGAACAGGCCAGGAGCAGCGGCAATGAGCActg GTGGAAGGTTCATGAGGCATGTATGTTGGCCCTGGGCTCGGTGAAGACCATCATCACTGAGAATGTGAAGAATGGCCGTGTGCAGTTTGACATGCACGGCTTCCTCGCCAACGTCATCCTGGCCGACCTCAAcctgccaggt cgCATCGCCTGCTTCTGCTGGGCCGGCCCTTCAAGGGCGGTGGTGGTCAGCTTCACCGGGCGCTACGTTCCTGAGCTCATCCAGCAGTTCCTCCAAGCCACCGTCAGCGGCCTGCACGAGAGCCAGCCGCCCCA ACGAATCTCCACCAGACGCGCTTATCTGGG GTACTGCGACCAGCTGAAGATGTCGGAGAGCACCCACGTGCTGCAGCCGTTCCTGCCCAACGTGCTGGATGGTCTGGTGCAGCTGGCCGCCCAGTTCAGCTCCGAGGTAAAAGCTCACCTCACATGGAACGCCTGCACTGCCTCCTGCAATCACGACCCCGCCTTCACCACCAGCGCCGAGAGCAAGATCTGCCCCCTCACCATCGCCATCTTCCTCAAGTACAGCAacg aCCCGGTGGTGGCGTCTCTGGCGCTGGACATCTTTAAGGAGCTGTCCCAGATCGAGGCGTGCCAGGACCCCATGCAGATGCGCCTCATCCCCACGCTCATCAGCATCATGCAGGCCCCGCCCGACAAGATCCCTGCCGGACTCTGCGCGGtgagaactct GCGATGCATCGACATCCTGACAACGGTGGTGCGCCACACCAAGCCCCCTCTGTCCCAGATGCTCATCTGCCAGGCCTTCCCTGTTGTGGCGCAGTGCACCCTCCGCACCGACGACAACACTACCATGCAGGTGAGACAGGGGGCGCCACTGGGCATGCTGCAGAGCCCTCTGCATTTCAACA CCGACGCGCTGGCTGGTACCCAGCTGGAGGATAGATCCTCAAGAGACCATCACACTCAGCAGATGCAGCAGGCGGGGAACACAAGCGTCATGCAG TCTTTGATCATGGTGTTTGCACACCTGGTCCACTCCCAGCTGGAGCCGCTGCTGGAGTTCCTGTGCAGTCTGCCGGGCCCCACGGGGAAACCTGCCCTGGAGTTCGTCATGGCCGAGTGGATGAGCCGACAGCACCTCTTCTACGGCCAGTACGAGGGCAAAGTCAG CACGGTGGCGCTGTGTAAGCTTTTGCAGCACGGCCTCAACACCAACGACAAGCGGTTGCACGACATCATCGTTAAGGGAGACGAGATCTTCACCCCGGAGGAGGGCATTCGCACACGATCCAAGTCAGCAAAAA ACCCTGAGCGTTGGACCAACATCCCGCTGCTGGTGAAGGTCTTCAAGCTGATCGTCAACGAGCTCTCGTCTGTGGTGGAGGCCAATGCCACTCGCAACTCTGCTGCCGACTGGAGtcaag agtcAGGAGGGATGTGGGAGGatcaggaagaggaagatgaggatgaggaggaagaagaaggtcTGCATGGACAGCTGCTCTCAGATCTCATCTCCTCCAATAAATATg